TTTATTGAGAAGCAAGTCTTGTTGAGTTCAGTGGCATttattcccagttaagtgtgtatgGCCTTCAGTGATGAACTCAGCAGGGAAGGCCATGATTTTAGAACTGGTTGTCGGATTGCAGTACGAGAATGGCTGAAAAGTCCTATGTTTGAGTTTCCTGTagatcaagggtggggaacccctttcagcctgagggacgaattccatttcggagaagcttttTGGGGGGGTGCATTCTGGTGTGGGAGGAGCCAAAGGGATAAGGGCCAGGGCCtatggagaagagccttcaatgtggtgtccccctttcctatggaattccctgcttttgGAGGTCAGCCGAGCACCAACGTAGcgttgcttctggcacctcctgaaaacatcattgtttcaGGGAGTTTTCCCTGAATGACCGACTGTGGTCTTATCAAAACTTTGTCCTTTTAAAATTGTAGTTTTTAATACagagtttttattctgtttttagtctttgattttatttgtggttcaccgctccaaaatctttggatggggtatataaatatataaatggtatataaatattctaaataaattaattaacaaaGGGGCTACCACCAGTAACggggccttaggagaggcattttaacctttaagaatggggccatggtgggtgggggtggggaactgcacaaaagcctagAACCTACCAAATGATCAATGGTTGGGGGAATGCAGGTAGAGGCAGAGGAAGGAGGCAGGCTTCCCATCTGGGAGCTATGGAAGGTTGGATTTGATCCCCCAGGACGCccagatttggctcctgggcctgaggttccccacccctgatatcaATGTTCTGTATGCACTAACAGATGTCATGATCGTGCATGTGTACTAAATGGCAGACATactcttgtttttcttcttccataAAGCCTCCCTGTTTGCAGAAAGCATGGGATTTCCAAGTGAAGACTTGACTACACAGAACTCTCTTTCAATATATTTAAAGTGGCTTAATCAAAACTGCCAGCCAAACTTCTGGAAGGTAGAATGCaacttttgtgttgttgttttgaaataataataataataaacttaatTGGCTGCATTATTTGTCTTGAAACATTTCTTCcctgagggagaaaaaaataaataggctAAAGTTGATCCCTTTAAAGTTGTCGGAGCCTACACCTGGGTATATGTTGGAGACAGGCTTCCCAGAAACTAGAGCCAGGCAGCTTTCTAGGTGCCTAAGAGACACCCCCTCTGAAGTTCTCCAAAGTAGTTAGGTATACTTCAGCTGATACTTGCACTTTCAAATCCATGTTGCATTTGGCACCGGAAAGTGGATTGTGTTGATAACTACAACTGTCAGGAGGAAAAAGCTAAGTGGTGTCTCCTCCCCAAGGACTTCCACAGGCCTTTTCCCTCCACTAGATTCCTTCTGAGAGCTAGATTCAATCTCCTCAACAGCTTCTCTTCTGCTTGGCACTGCCACCTATCCGTACCCTGTCTCATCTTTCCCTCCCTCACTTCGGAGATAACTTTGCTTCAAATTGGTCACCTTTGGATTCGTACACCATTCCACGTAAATCACCAGACTTTCTGGTGGATTAGGGAGGAGGATTTTTTGCTTTATTGTACGTAGATTTGGGTGTGCAGCTTGATTTATTACGTTATGACCTGAGTCTGCATAATCTTGGTAAATAGGTAAAAATTATGCCTGTGTACAGCATAGGTAATTTATATTCTTTAGCTAGCATAAGAAGTATGTTTTACTGAAATCCAATATTTCCAAAGTGAGTTTAAGCTATTGGGCACATGGTTTTTAGATCTCCAGTTAGACATTTGGTGCTAAACAGTACAGTGAAGAGCTCCACCACTGTTCTTCCATTCCCAGACCAGAAGCAAATTGTGATCTGTGCAAAATTATTTTCCTCCTTCATTTCAAATGCCACTTCCTTGGCTCCATTCTGCAAGTTAtccctgtaaaaaataaaataaaacacagcctATGCAGTGCTCTGTAGAGGGAACTAGAAAAAGAATCCACAATCACAGAAGGAAAGCTGGGAAATGAGAACCTTAAGTCTTCCAACAAGAAGTTTGGGGTTAAAATAAACACTTTCCTAGTTAGTTTAGTTGAGGCACcagtgaaaagaaagaaaatggggtaTTGTATCTTGAATGGAATGTTCCTTGGAAATGTGAAGTGGAAACAAGTTGAATTCCAAGTCCTCAGTTCCATAGAAACTAGCAGTATGGTTGTATATAAAGTTGTCTCATTAAAACCCGTAGGCGTGCTCATAAGGCTATGGGAAGAACTGATCTTAAATTACAGCTGTAGGTGGTGAGAAATCATCATGGTGAGGTTTTTTGCATATagaatgttgatgtattttatttctcttCTGGCTATTCATCTTAGGACACATTTGCAAATCACGTAACGACATGCGATCTGAGGGGGGTTTTGTAACTGAAGTGTTTCAGTACTGATTTACTTTAAATTGAGATATATGCTTTTGTCTGTTCTTTGTTTAAAGCATATGAACTACAGTAATTTGCCTTTGATGAAACTTCTTTGTCTTTGGCATATACAAGAAGCTTATATTATTCTTTTAGTATGATAATTTAGTTCTATTTTTTAACTCTGTTGGAGCGAGGGAGGCATACAGGTTTCTTTGAAGgggcttttgtttttcttaaagattTTAATCTGAATGAAACTTTGATTACAGAATGTTATACCAGatgcttccaaatcatgtgggcCATACAAACAGGCTGGAGAGTTCAGTAAAGAAGAATCGAACATCTCAAAGAGAAGAATACAAGTTCACAATCATGATACTATTGGTATACCTTCATGGAGCTATTCATACTGTAGTACTTCTGTTTGTTGTGCATGACATGCCTCCCAGATTGGGTGTCAATAATTTTAACTACAGTAAAGGTCACAGtctatttattacttattttatttacaatatttatataccactccatatctaaaatagattctggagcagtaaaCATAGGCATAAAACagcaaaaagtttttaaaaaattaaaaacgcaAATTAAAATTGATAAATTTTAAAGGAAGTACCAATAAACAATGGTGGCTGATCAATTGAAGAATGCTTCcttgaaaagagttgttttcaggagtcaCCAGAagcagtgttggcgcctgcctaacctccagggacagggagttccaaagagaagggaccaccacttctcctggtggattccaactgggccatagatctctgTGGAACCACGAGGgacatgacctcagtgactgggaagGTTGGTAAGGgcgaaggcactctctcaggtgccctggtcccaagttgtttagggctttgtacactagtccCAAAACTTTAAACctagcctggtagccaataggcaaccagtgcaattcccccagcgaaggagttacatgctgaaaagggggagctcccgacaacagccaagctgctgcattctgcactggctccagcttccggagcagcctttggggcagccccatgtagagtgcattgcagtaacccagtctagaggttactaatgcctgtaccactgtggccaagctaaccCTGCCCAGAAGACGCCATAGCTAGCGAGCCAGTCAAAGTTGGCAAAAGGATGTCTGAGCTGGCGCGGCCACTTTGGCCTCCAGCaccaatgatggatctaggagaaccCCCTAAACTATGAACctaatctttcagagggagtgcagccccatccaaaagaggcaatgagcctgtctcccaaaTGCAGGAACCGCTTAcacacagggcttccgtcttgctaggattcagcttcagtttattggctctcatccagcccattactgagtttaggcactgatccaggacttgcacagcctcacctgattcagaacTTCAGAACATTTAGAACCTCCTCTGCCCAATGCATAGAAAATACTAATTCAGCAACACATGTACCCAAACCTGCTTGGTACTTATTGTAGCCACTTGGCATGGAGCTCCCTGTTTAGTTCTAGAATCAGGATTGGTGGCATTCTGTTCCCAGGAACTTTTTGCCTCCGTCCAGGAGAGAATGAGGAAGAAAAGAGATCTTGTGGAAAATGCAATTGTTTTTGGAAAGCTTCTTCTGATGACCACACTAAGGAATCATTGTTCAGTTTGGGTGATCTTACAGAGCTGACTGAAAAGAATTGTGTGGTTCTCTTTCATTTAAAGTTTGGGGTATAAAAGCCAAAAGCCTGTGGATTTGGTTTGATGTTATTAGGCCATTGATGAAGATTTTTATGTTGAAACAGCTTAGTTTGTTTAAAAAATCTAGAGAACCTGATCTATATGTTGTCATAAGTTTTTGTAAAGATTGTAAACTATGTAGCACCGTTTAGCTGTCAATCAGGAACAATTTACTTCTTGCTTGCTACTTTTCTAAAAGTACATCAAGAGTATCCCTTGTAAATGAAGAAAGCATTTCAAAATCAGCTAATGTTTTCCATTGAATCCATTTTCCTATCAGCTATTCCACAACTCCATAGACCTGGCAAATCTTCCCAAACAGCCGAGTTTCAAGTTTTACAGAATTAACTAAAGAGGGAAGGGACAGGGAACTTGTCTGGGTTTTGGATTCAGTCTCTACCATCTGCATAGCAATTAAATATGAAATTTACACAAGCACCTAAGTGACTTGGGAGCCCAGATCTCATTGCCAGACACTTAAGGAGACCCTTCGAGTGTGATAATTAAATTTGTCATCATTGAgcaattagcattttaaaaatgtcaaatgCTAAAGTTCTTGATAATCTAAAGGTGTATCTTCAAGAATACTTCCACCTTGGCAGTTTGCCTGTACCAGGGATTTACTCTGCAACAGCCGTTTCCACAAGACGTCCCGCTGTACAGAAAAATGAGAAGAACTAGTGTAGGACAATGTAGCAAGAATGAGGCATTTTGCCTGCTGTGGGCAAACTGCCCACTTGGCAAATATTTGAATGCAAAAATTCAACAACTGCCTAGCAGTTTCCATTTTGATGTTACAttcatggaactccctgccacctgttatCCATTTGCATGGGTGACCTAGATATACTTTTGTAAATAAAACCTTAAATGTCTTGAAGCCTGTATTTTTGTAAGGACTTCCGATATGAAGCCAAGCTCATATGTTAGATCCAGGCTGTCTCTTCGGCAAATGGAGGCACTACTACTATTCACAAAAGGGACCAACATCTGGTGGAGGAAAGAGAATGGTTTTCATAGATTCCTCTGcagcccccagcaccacctttcaTCCTGTTTCAGAGAGTACCTgaccctctggagcagttttttaggggactgcaggggaaagggggctcACATtgtcttcctcttcttccatgaGTGGCTAGCGTGCATCTGAACTTACATTACTAACACAATTGGTGTAGAATTAAAGGGCAGGCAACAATCTCAGTGACCATCTTCCTTCACTGACGAGAGACTTTCTTTTCTAAACGTAACAGAGTCCCTAGAGTAGGCCTATACCAAAAGTGTAAGGTcttctgtctctctttttaaGAAGCCTGAGGAAGAAAGACCTAGGTGAAGCAGCAGCTGTATGCCTATCCTACTAgacaggagccccgtccttttTGAAGGATGGGTATCCTTGTTAAATTAACAAAAGCATCCCCTAAGTCTTCTAAATTTCACTCCTGTTTTAATTTCCAGGCATGATTGTGGTTGGCCAAACTGGAAGCATTGCTGCAGGGACAACTACAAATGGCGCAAACCACAAAATCCACGGGTTTGTATTGTCATAAGACCAATCTTGGCTTCATCGGGATAAAATATGTTATCCTTGTTTTAACTGTGATGCTAATgtttttttgtgattttaaattttcgtgtattgtttttaagtgtttttattagtgatgtgctccgcttctaatcggaccggcgaattagaagcggagcagggtgcttcgcctgcccttaaggcggaggcgaagaggattggggggccggcagagcgtggcgaagaggatcgaggtgaaggcggatccttcccctcgatccggagctccgccggaaaggtaagtggggtttactgggccctgccgctgtcgcccatgcggcgacagcggcagggcccggtaaaaaaaaaaccttcctctcccttacctgcgtccgtccgcggtccctcggcttcttcaattgagcccacggttcaaccaggaaatctaggccgcacttgcggcccagacttcctggttgaaccgcgggctcaattgaagaagctgacggactgcggacagaggcaggtaaggcccccctcccccttggtcccttaccaggctctgccgacggcagcagagcccggtaacaccccccccgccctcctctcccggccttacctggcgccactcccctccactgaggagctccgattcggagccggagctccgcggtgaagaggagcggagtatgggcggagcggcacggagcgggccgatccgaaattttcggatcggcccgcggggcagggcagggggtccgtgcacacccctagtttttatcctatgtaaaccgcccagagagcctcagctatggggaggtatacaaatgtaataaatgatgatgatgatgatgatgatgatgatgatgatgatgataagcacCACTATATATATAAGAGCTGCTCCTGTGATGGGGATCACTTCTATGTAACTTGGAAGAAAGGCATTgtggaaaactctgtgtgtgtatttatctTTATCAGTTGCTTAGCCTCAGTAAATTTCCCAGTAACTTCTGAAAATTATTTTAGCAGTGCCTTGGATAGAGCTGGTAAAGCCTAGTGTTTAATTAGCACACAAGATAAAGTCCCCAGGTCAAGTTTCAGCCCACGTTGGCTTACTACTGTAGCCTGGGGGCAAGTCACTTTCTGTCAGCCTCAGCCCCTCCATCTGTATACCTTGTATTACAAAattgtatgtgaagtgctttgatcTTTATAAATGTTAAGTTAGAGACAGAGCGATAGTACTGTCAGAATTGGTATGAGTGATATGGGAAAACAAAGACTGAGTTGGGGCGACACAATAGTCAGCGGTTGACTAAATAgttcactgttgactattgtgtcatctgtgggGCAAAACCACGTCATGGTTGGTTATTTTCTAAAAATAACCAGCTCCAAAaatcaacgctgtgcagagttgcttatctgcacaactgttgattattgtgtcgtctgtcgggctccatggattatttcccctgcctacagagtcacgaggcaagagcggcagagcccctgccactcttgcctggtGGAGTTTTATAGGCAGGGACAATAGTCACGTCCGGGAAGCACTTGGGAAACCACCGAACATGCTGTCCCTTGGTTGAGCGCTGCAATCCGCAGCTCCCTATGCGCTTCCCAGGACAGGCATATGCTATCCCTGGGTGGGGCGCTGCCAATTGCAGCACCTCGTATGTTCCCAGGGACATGCacgtccctttccccctccccaaagggaaAGTGCTGGCGATTAGGGACAGAGGATGTTAGGAACTTCTGCCGCAGCTTCAGAGCGGCAAGAGCTTCTTGTGTCCCCCGTCGCCAGCCACCAGCACTTTGCGGAGAATGAAGGATATGGGGTGCAGGAGGAGTGAGTGCATCCTCCTATGCCCCATCCTCCATTCCTCATTAGTTTCAAGGCGGAGGGAGCTGTCAGCGCCACCGGACCAGGTATGGTGTTCATCTGCAGCATGAGTGTTCCCATTAGTTTCAATGCTGAGGCCTGAGAAAGCTGACAGCTTTCTCCAGTCTCAGTGTCAAAACAAATGGGCAAGGATGCCATGCAGAGGGATAACATCCTCAGGCCAGGGATGGCATCATACCACATGGCGTCCTGTCTGACAGAGGGACATGTGCTGTGGGCGCCGCTGCAGCAACAAGGAgcggggggcaggaggagaagctTCCCTGCCTCCTTGTTGCTGGAGCAGTGGCCATGGCGGATATCCCTCCCCTGCTGCCGCAGACAGAACCAGGGGAGCGATCTCCTTCCTGCCAGTTTGGGCTGTGGCAGCCATGGTGGGACATACACCACAGGCACCACTCCAGCAACAAGAAGGCAGGGGAGCAATCTGccatttggtggggggagggaggggagaggaatagCCAGCCCTGCCCAAACTCAACGGACTATTTGTTAGCATGCTGCCCAAGTGCGACATGCAAATAGACATTAGTGGAGTGGCCTATGAGGGCAGGGATGGCTAATGTGTAGTCCGAACACACCCCAAATGTCTTTGTATACGGAGACTTGGGTCTTGACTAGGAGTTGCATTAAAAACATGGCTAACAGCTATATCTTTTTTTCTATAAGTTGGAGGTTCCATTTTTATTGGGGCCCTACTACCACGCGGGGCAGTTTTAATGGTAATCCGCTGTTCCACTGCTCACGTGCAtacagggcttttaaaaaaaatccccatcagTAGCAATAGGGACTTTTTTCTAAGTCCTGTAACTGTGTTTGTATTGCAGATTTATTAGTAAAATCACTTGTATTTGGTCGGGGACCCGCATGACACATGGTTCTCCACGTAAAGAGTTCAGCGTTTGGGAGAAGGGCTCAAAgttcttgcttttgttttgtatGCAGGAGTAGTCAATCATGCGAGTCCTCTCCACTTGTAGTGTGAAGAGGTGTAATCCAGATGTAGATCTCCTTTGGATGATTCCAGCCTGACGAGAAACTATCAGGGTTCCCTCTCCCGCAACTGCCATTTCCATAATCTCCTGTGATGCAACGGGTTGGCGTGCTGTACAAACCCAGCTTGGCAGTCGCTCCATACTCACTCTGCAACCTCTACTACACATCGTGGGTTATAGGGTGGGTACGATGTGACCACTGCTGCGCCCTACaccaggttcgcacaacacgccAAACCCCCCGCTGCATCGCTGGGGATTATGCACATGGCAGTCACttctgggggtgggagaaggaacCACTGTGGTTCCTTCCACCATTGGGATCATTGGTCCCGGCCCTTAGGCTTACTACCTCAGCGAGAAACAGGCCTAAATGTTCCTTCTTTGTGACTAAGTGATTTGCAGGTGTGTGGGAAATATCAGAAGCTGCCCTCACTGATCAACTCTTTTTAATTGAGTAACGTTACCTTCCTGCTTTAGACGTGTTGGTGACTCTCCAATAGCTGGAGCCGGAGCGTATGCTGATAGTAcagctggagctgctgctgctactggagACGGGGATGTTATGATGCGCTTCTTGCCCAGGTTTGTATGTTCTGCAAACTTTTGGGGTGTGGTATTTTCGCTATTGGAACTATTTGGGAGGATTCCCAgtttaacatttaaaaatggcaaaacCTTGAATATGATCATTCctatgggtagaatccaactaaagtcctagttagagtagacccataagtcccattcattttagtgggcctactctaagtaggacttttgtTGGAGTCTACCCTATATGTCACCAGACTTTTGTAAAACCATGTCAGCACTGAGTCAGCTTTTTAAAGTCTTTTATCACCAACAAAGAAGCTTTAAAAATTACTTTTTTATCGTAGCAATGTTTCTTTGACCAGGTTGAGAAGTTTTGTGCTAGTCTCTCTATTCCTTTTCTTTAAATCAGCTATCAAGCAGTGGAGTATATGCGCACAGGAATGGATCCAACTATGGCATGTGAAAATGTGATTTCTAGAATTCAAAAGTATCACCCCTACTTCTTTGGTGCTGTTATCTGTGCCAACACAACTGGAAGCTACGGTACGTCATTTTAGTACTTTATGCCATGCAAAGTTAGCAGAGCTTTGATTATGTTTACAATCTCCGTTGGTCACACTAATGTAGGTAGCCATATGATTCATATGGAAGTGTTTAAAGGAAGTACTCACACTCTCCTTGGAAAAATAACATCAAACTGAAACTCCGCTTCAAAGCCATCAAAGATCAGTCGTGCTGGGTATCTCATTAGTGAACACTTGGATCACCTAGATGTATCATTTTGCTAATCAATGTGGCTTATTGGGTTAGGCTGCTTATTGCAGTTCTTTTATCTTTGATTTCCCACAGTTCTGTGTTTGAAAGATTACAGAAGCAAAGGCTCATTACATTCCCCAATATTAAGCTATAAATTGAAACAAAGTATACTAAACTTTGAATTATATTTTAAGGGTATGAAGTCCACAGTGCTGGTTGGAGgcattttccttttcaaaaataaaaatgacttcTTAAAGGAGTCTCAATACTGAGTTAATTAAGGGTATAAAGGAACAATTACACAATTGTAGTAGAATTAATACTGGAATCCTTTAGATGTTAAAAGCATAAGGAGACAGATTAATGTGACTCTCAGACTTCGCACTGTTGACTCTCTTAtctctctccttcctgccacAGGTGCTGCCTGCAATAAAGTTCCAGGATTCACACAATTTCACTTTATGGTTTCTAATCCCACTCTGAAGCAACCATCTGAGAAAATAGTGAACTGCATTTAATTCCTCCCTCCTCTTAACACCAGCGTCTAAATTTAACacaagggaagaaataaaggttcacagtgcaatcttatacatgactactcagaaggaagccccattgaatccaatggaacttacttctgggtaagtcagtgtagaattgcagccttatatTAATTTTGCACACACGGCTTTCCTTTAAGCTTGGGGGGACGACAATCAGTGTATCCCAAACTTCCTTATTACTTGTCTAATTAAGCTTTGCTTTCTTCTATCGCCAACACTGAAGTACATTTAAACTAGATGGTCTGAGGAAAGCAACTAATTCAAAAGACTGCCAAGCTATTTTTCAAGTTCTACCAAAGCTGCCCTACCCTCTGAGGGAGAGAATAAATGAGTGTGTCAAGTCAAGCTACTTTGAACAGATCCACAAAATAACTTTCCTCAGTGAATATCAGCTACTGGAGCTCTGTTTCCTAAGCCTGAATGAAGAATATCCCTGGAAAACTCCTGAAGTTGGACACATTTTGATTGTCATAATTCTGACAGGAGCCGCAAGAAAAGCAGTTTCAAGCATGGAGGAGAAAATAATTTCATCAGACAGTATTTTGTTCGATGGTTTTAACATTTATTGGAGGTGGAGTTGTGAAATGTTACCCCTCACTCTTTTGTTGTTGCATAATTAACAATCTGATGCAAGTGAAGCCATCTATCAGATATATGAACACTGAGCTCATCTGAGTCCCGGAAGGGCTCTCttaattgagtgtgtgtgtgtgtgtgtgtgttttccaataaaacacatgaagactttttttaaaaaaaaccaattaaaatacgCTAATGATTCTGAAACAAAAAATAGTATGAGCTGGTGTGCGTACCCCATGCACATTACAAGTGTTTTGCTCTTCTATTTCCTCTTAAATGTTTCCATGGTACAATCAATTTAATATTTCATAGCTTTTATGGAGCTGGTAACATCTGACATTCTACCATAAACCTtgctcagcctaatctactttcCAATGTTGATGAAATATCTCAGGGTAACCTGAGATATGTATCCCTGCGtgcctcaatatatatatatatatatatatatcagcctaATCCGGACTCTTCCTAAGATTCCTGTTCCCTTATTTGTGACTACCCACTAGACCTTCCTGAACATTTCAAGCCGTAGCACCATATTCAGGAACTTCATTCCAAACGCTGCTGCACATGGGTTTATTAACA
This genomic stretch from Elgaria multicarinata webbii isolate HBS135686 ecotype San Diego chromosome 10, rElgMul1.1.pri, whole genome shotgun sequence harbors:
- the AGA gene encoding N(4)-(beta-N-acetylglucosaminyl)-L-asparaginase; protein product: MARGSLRLREACAWLLLLEAVATAGLASVSAGGGAAQLPLVINTWAFSNATEAAWSTLQAGSSELDAVERGCGQCEIEQCDGSVGFGGNPDEHGETTLDAMIMNGNNMQVGAVADLRRIKNAIGVARKVMEHTRHTFLVGESASLFAESMGFPSEDLTTQNSLSIYLKWLNQNCQPNFWKNVIPDASKSCGPYKQAGEFSKEESNISKRRIQVHNHDTIGMIVVGQTGSIAAGTTTNGANHKIHGRVGDSPIAGAGAYADSTAGAAAATGDGDVMMRFLPSYQAVEYMRTGMDPTMACENVISRIQKYHPYFFGAVICANTTGSYGAACNKVPGFTQFHFMVSNPTLKQPSEKIVNCI